In a single window of the Arachis hypogaea cultivar Tifrunner chromosome 6, arahy.Tifrunner.gnm2.J5K5, whole genome shotgun sequence genome:
- the LOC112696313 gene encoding uncharacterized protein yields MAFASFLGRVLFASVFILSAYQQFNEYGVDGGPAAKALRPKIDTFIYRVQSQVGIQLPEIDVKFVVAGAIALKGLGGLLFIFGSSFGAFLLLLHQLVATPIQYDFYNYESEDKEFTQLFVKFTQNMALSGALLFFIGMKNSMPRRQPKKKVPKTKTY; encoded by the exons ATGGCCTTCGCCTCTTTTCTTGGCAGAGTACTCTTCGCCTCCGTCTTCATACTCTCTGCTTATCAACA ATTTAATGAATATGGAGTTGATGGGGGACCTGCAGCAAAAGCACTTAGACCAAAGATTGATACCTTTATATATCGGGTGCAGTCTCAAGTTGGTATTCAACTTCCAGAAATTGAT GTGAAATTTGTGGTTGCTGGGGCTATTGCTCTCAAGGGCCTTGGAGGGCTTCTCTTCATATTTGGTAGCTCTTTCGGAGCTTTCCTTCTG CTCCTGCACCAGTTGGTTGCTACCCCTATTCAGTATGATTTCTACAATTATGAAAGCGAGGACAAAGAATTCACTCAACTTTTTGTCAAATTCACTCAG AATATGGCTCTCTCCGGTGCtttgttgttttttattgggaTGAAAAACTCTATGCCCAGAAGGCAACCCAAGAAGAAGGTTCCCAAAACAAAAACCTATTAG